A single window of Oreochromis aureus strain Israel breed Guangdong linkage group 7, ZZ_aureus, whole genome shotgun sequence DNA harbors:
- the tp53i11b gene encoding tumor protein p53-inducible protein 11b, producing the protein MASKPPAPLMKKHSQTDLISRLKSRKILGVGGEDDDGEVHRSKISQMLGNEMKFAVREPVGLRVWILLSAVGFTAMAVMALVFPNQLYEVVFEEELSTTNISVRLYGGALLSLSLIMWNGLYTAEKVIIQWTLLSEACYFAVQFLVTSITLVEIGILPNAAMLLLLSRVLFLLVTMAYYYHLGRKPKKI; encoded by the exons ATGGCGTCTAAACCTCCTGCTCCTCTAATGAAGAAGCACAGTCAGACGGACTTGATAAGCCGTCTGAAGAGCCGGAAGATCCTTGGAGTCGGTGGCGAGGACGACGATGGCGAAGTGCACCGCTCAAAG ATCAGTCAGATGCTCGGAAATGAGATGAAGTTTGCAGTGCGAGAGCCTGTCGGGCTGAG GGTGTGGATACTCCTCTCTGCAGTGGGTTTCACAGCTATGGCTGTGATG gccctggtgtttCCCAACCAACTATATGAGGTTGTTTTTGAGGAGGAGCTCTCCACTACTAACATCTCTGTTCGCCTTTATGGAGGAGCATTACTGA GCCTGTCCCTCATCATGTGGAACGGACTCTACACAGCAGAAAAGGTCATCATCCAGTGGACTCTGCTCAGTGAGGCTTGCTACTTTGCTGTTCAGTTTTTAG TGACGTCCATCACTTTAGTGGAGATCGGCATCCTTCCCAACGCCGCCATGCTGCTTCTCCTCAGTCGAGTACTCTTCTTGCTGGTCACCATGGCTTACTACTACCACCTGGGCCGTAAGCCAAAGAAGATCTGA